Proteins from a genomic interval of Lycium ferocissimum isolate CSIRO_LF1 chromosome 2, AGI_CSIRO_Lferr_CH_V1, whole genome shotgun sequence:
- the LOC132034563 gene encoding NAC domain-containing protein 6-like: MSLAELELPGFRFHPTEEELINFYLKRIIVDNKLDSNIIGYLNIYLSDPWELPGLARTGEREWYFFVPINRKHGPKGKPNRTTRNGFWKATGSDRQVRSSLDQKKVIGLKKTLVFYGGRAPKGSRTDWVMNEYRLPDGHPLHKEHNIVLCKVYRKATSFKVLEQRAVAEEDATKRPPTSLPSPQSQDMLGSLESSSFPKNDMYSTSYEVENHNTTVKLPQFSVSNAFVEPLKFSIDSLSSPLWTELQSAGQDLWSLFSLS; the protein is encoded by the exons ATGTCATTGGCAGAGCTTGAGCTTCCTGGCTTTCGCTTTCATCCCACTGAAGAAGAGCTTATCAACTTCTACCTCAAAAGGATTATCGTAGACAACAAACTTGATTCCAATATAATTGGTTAtctcaacatatatctttctgaTCCTTGGGAGTTACCTG GATTGGCAAGAACAGGGGAAAGAGAGTGGTATTTTTTTGTACCAATAAACAGGAAACATGGTCCTAAAGGGAAGCCCAACAGAACAACAAGAAATGGTTTCTGGAAAGCAACTGGTTCGGATCGCCAAGTTCGTTCTTCATTAGACCAAAAAAAGGTTATTGGGCTCAAGAAAACTTTGGTTTTCTATGGTGGAAGGGCACCTAAAGGCAGCAGAACAGATTGGGTCATGAATGAGTACAGACTTCCTGATGGCCACCCCTTACATAAG GAACATAACATAGTACTTTGCAAAGTCTACAGAAAGGCAACCTCATTTAAAGTTTTGGAGCAAAGGGCAGTGGCTGAAGAAGATGCAACAAAAAGACCACCAACATCTTTGCCATCTCCTCAATCACAGGACATGCTTGGTTctttagaatcatcatcattccCAAAAAATGACATGTATTCCACAAGTTATGAAGTAGAAAATCATAACACCACAGTGAAGCTACCTCAATTTTCTGTTTCAAATGCATTTGTGGAACCATTGAAGTTTAGCATTGACTCATTGTCAAGTCCCCTCTGGACTGAATTACAGAGCGCAGGGCAAGACTTGTGGAGTCTATTTTCTTTGTCCTGA